In Streptomyces dangxiongensis, one DNA window encodes the following:
- a CDS encoding tyrosine-type recombinase/integrase, with protein MANKKGKRREFGSVRQLPSGRWQVRYRDPETGQLRPAEKTYTTKTDAQVALTHIESDVARGQWSDPDAGAVNFAEYATAWLRDRKFADRTRERNESVMRLHILPTLGAGTVADVTTARVRSWRGKLLAAGVGEPSVVKAYQLLRALMNTAVDDELIRRNPCRIKGADRYDVPERPVLTVAEVFAVADSIAPRYRLLVLLAAFTTLRFGELAALRRRDIDLEELTVTVRRAQAELQDGRLFDKAPKSAAGVRSVSFPAELLDAVTHHLEHFAAPGREGHVFIGPQGGQLRRSNFRDDWVKARKAAGVTAGLHFHDLRHTGNTLASTAGASTRELMTRMGHSSSRAALIYQHMTSDRDRAIADRLGAMIRGDGRASSDLSSEIPGRR; from the coding sequence ATGGCCAACAAGAAGGGGAAGCGTCGGGAGTTCGGTTCGGTCCGACAGCTTCCGTCCGGCCGCTGGCAGGTCCGCTACCGGGACCCGGAGACGGGCCAGCTCCGTCCAGCGGAGAAGACGTACACGACCAAGACCGATGCCCAAGTAGCCCTCACACACATCGAGTCGGACGTCGCGCGTGGGCAGTGGTCGGACCCGGACGCCGGGGCGGTGAACTTCGCCGAGTACGCCACCGCATGGCTGCGAGACCGGAAGTTCGCCGACCGCACCCGTGAGCGGAACGAGTCGGTGATGCGGCTGCACATCCTGCCCACCCTCGGGGCCGGGACGGTGGCGGACGTGACGACTGCCCGTGTGCGGAGCTGGCGGGGCAAGCTCCTGGCGGCCGGCGTCGGCGAGCCGTCGGTCGTCAAGGCGTACCAGTTGCTGCGTGCCCTGATGAACACTGCCGTGGACGACGAGCTGATCCGGCGCAACCCGTGCCGTATCAAGGGCGCGGACCGTTATGACGTGCCCGAGCGACCGGTCCTCACCGTCGCGGAGGTCTTCGCCGTCGCCGACTCCATCGCTCCGCGTTACCGGCTGCTCGTGCTCCTGGCGGCCTTCACCACCCTGCGGTTCGGGGAGCTGGCGGCCCTGCGGCGCCGGGACATCGACCTGGAAGAGCTGACCGTTACCGTGCGCCGCGCTCAGGCCGAGTTGCAGGACGGCCGGCTCTTCGACAAGGCGCCGAAGTCCGCGGCCGGGGTGCGCTCCGTTTCTTTCCCGGCCGAGCTGCTGGACGCGGTCACGCACCACCTGGAGCACTTCGCCGCTCCCGGCCGCGAGGGGCACGTCTTCATCGGGCCGCAGGGTGGGCAACTGCGGCGGAGCAACTTCCGGGACGACTGGGTCAAGGCTCGGAAGGCTGCGGGCGTCACGGCCGGTCTGCACTTCCACGATCTGCGGCACACGGGCAACACGCTCGCCTCCACAGCTGGGGCCAGCACCCGTGAGCTGATGACCCGCATGGGCCACAGCAGCTCGCGCGCCGCGCTGATCTATCAGCACATGACCAGCGACCGCGACCGGGCCATCGCTGACCGGCTCGGCGCCATGATCCGAGGCGACGGGAGAGCATCCTCGGATCTGTCGAGCGAGATCCCCGGGCGGCGGTAG
- a CDS encoding excisionase family DNA-binding protein, with the protein MADRYLTVAQVAELLSTTERFPRRLIAERRIVFVKVGRHIRIPESALNAFIDANTVQPIGHRRSTLRRAA; encoded by the coding sequence ATGGCTGACCGCTACCTGACCGTGGCGCAGGTGGCCGAACTCCTCAGCACCACGGAACGCTTCCCGCGCCGCCTGATCGCCGAGCGACGCATCGTATTCGTCAAGGTCGGTCGGCACATTCGTATCCCGGAGAGCGCACTGAACGCCTTCATCGACGCCAACACGGTGCAGCCGATCGGCCACCGGCGCAGCACCCTGCGGAGGGCTGCCTGA